CGTCATATGCTCCACAGGCCTTGTCAACTCCGGCGTCGCCTTCGACAATAGCGGCAATCTCTTCGTGACGGGCCAAGAAGGTGGGAACGGCGTCATTCAAGAGTATAAACGCGGCCTTTCGGGCTGCTCGGGCACTGCGCTTGCCGTTACGGTCAATTACCCGCAGGGCATTAAAGTCGACAAAGCCGGCAATCTCGTCGTTTGCGACGCCTCTTCCGGCGTCGACATCATCCCGCCGCCCTACAAGTCGATCAGCAAGAAGGTCACCAATAAAGGCCAGAAAGATTACAATTATGCCGCGGTCGACCAAAAAAGCGAAACGCTCTTTACAGTGGATACGGGCGGTAGTAAATTGTACGTCAATGCCTATCCCTCTGGCACGCTTGAAACGACACTCGGCATGCGGAATGTCAGCGGCGTAGCGACGTATCCGTTTCAAAAATAGGATTGGGCGGCGGCCGTAACGCCGGCCGCGGCATCGTCTGGTTGCGCAGGGATCTGCGCCTTCAAGACAATCATGCCATTTGGGCTGCCGCTACGCAAAAGTCCGAACTGGCACTGGCGTTCGTTTTGGATCCCGTGCTTCTGCAGGGTCCACGCGTCGGCGCGCCGCTCGTCCAGGCGTTTTTTAGCGGTTTGCAGTCCCTGCGAGAGGATCTGCGTCGGCGCAACAGCGATTTGGCGCTGCTGCAGGGCGATGCTGCGGACGAGTTGACCGGACTCGCGCGCCGCATCGATGCCGATACAATATATTACAATCTCGATTACGAACCCGAAGCCATCTTGCGCGATCAGAGGGTCGAGCGTGAGCTGCACCGCGCCGGCTTGCGAACGCAAGCATTTTGCGACCACGTGTATTTCGCAGCCGACGAGGTCTTGCGAGACGACGGTTCGCCGTATCGCGTTTTTACGCCGTACAAACGCCGATGGCTCGACCGCCGAGCAATCGACCGCCGCCAACCGTTCCCCTCAGCGGAACAGCTTGAGGGTCGTCTTGTCGATCCCCAGACGATCGGGGTGACGCGCGACGCGCCACAACCGGAGGACTGGAAGCATCGCTCGTCGGCAGCATATCCCAGCGCCGGCGAAGCACTTGCCCTGAGGTTGCTCGACCGCTTTTTGAAGGAGCGAATCGGCCGATATCGCGAGCAGCGTGACATACCGTCGGTAAACGGCACCTCACAACTTTCACCGCAGCTCCGAGCCGGAACCATCGGCATTCGCACCTGCGTGGAGCGCGCTTCGAGTTTGATCGCCCGTGGTGATTCAACCGCGGATTTGAGCGTTATGGCGTGGATTTCCGAATTAATTTGGCGAGATTTCTATCAGATGGTTTTGGCAACATGGCCGCATGTGACAACCGGCCCCTTTGTCGCCGCAGCCGAGGCGATTGCATGGCGCTCGTCTCAGACCGATTTTGAGGCGTGGTGCGAGGGCCGCACGGGCATACCTATCGTCGACGCGGGAATGCGTCAGCTCAATGCTACAGGTTGGATGCACAATCGCTTGCGCATGATCGTGGCCTCTTTCTTGAGCAAACACTTATTAACCGACTGGCGTTGGGGCGAGCGCTATTTTGAGCGTCACTTAGCCGATGCCGACGTCGCGCAAAACAACGGCGGTTGGCAATGGTCGGCCTCGACCGGAACCGATGCCGCGCCCTTCTTTCGGATATTCAATCCCGTCGTGCAGAGCCGGCGGTTCGATCCGGATGGGGAGTTCATTCGCGCATGGATTCCGGAACTGGCGAAGGTCCCTTCGGAGTACGTCCACGCACCGTGGCAGATGCCGCCGTTGATCGCACAAGCAGCGAATTGCCGCATCGGAGTGGAGTATCCGGCTCCCGTCGTCAGTCCCGAAGCCGGGCGCGAACGCGCGCTCGCCGCATTTGCGCCGCTTATGAAGCGCCGCGACAAAGCTTGAGCCGTCGGCGAAAGAGTGTTTACCGCTTCGTGCACACGTCGTAGGACGTCATTCTCTTGCCCGCATACGTCCCACTGAAGTGCAGGGTGTATTTGGAATTCGAGACGCGATCGAAGCGCAGCATCATCAGCGCATTTGGCAAGATGCTGCGATAAAGGCGGTGAGCACTGTCACTGCCTTTCGCGCGAAAGAGCGTCGTGGAGCGATCGCTTCCCGCGACGATCTCGGTCCATGCATTGCTCTTCGGCTCGTACGTCGTCAAGCCGACGTCGCTGAATCCCGCTGACGAAGCGTTGCGCTCGCGCAACCAATTGTTGCCCGCAACGTAATCGTAGGTCGCGGTGTAAGCGATATGCCGTCCGGCGGCGTTATACGTGCAGCTCCACGTGCCGACAAGGTACGAGAGCGAAGCCAATGAGTCCGCGGCTCGCGCCGGTGCACCGCAAAGCACTACGATTAACGCGATGGCAGAAATGCTTTTCGTCATGAGTCGGATTCTCCGAAAAAGCTGGAATGATTCCCTCCTGCGACGTGACGAGATGAGGCCTCCCCCGAAGGAGAGGCCTCACGGATTAGCGCGCAGGACGAGGAATTTTAGCTGCCGGAGAAGATCGAGTTCGAGATGTCCTGCTGCATCACGTAGTAGTCCACGGAACCAAGGCCCGTGGGCTCGTCCCATCCCGGTGCCGCCGAGCTGGGGATTCCGTTCGAACCGTAAAGGATATCGTGGAAACCACCGATCGGAGCAGTTGTATCGGGTGGAAGGGCCGTCGTGTCGTCGCCGGGTTCGCCGGCGGGGATGCACGCCTTCGATCCCAGCGGACACGGTTCGTAATATCCGTACACGCCATAGTAGACCGGAGCAGCGAATCCGAGCTTGTTCTTGAAGTTCGTCTCCAAGCGGGACCAAATTCCCATCGACATCGGCGACGAAAGACTCGTTCCTCCGACTCCTTCGGGCGTTCCGCTAACGAAGACATACATCGGACAACCGTTGTTGTCGGCACACATCGAGATATCGGCCGCGCCTCGAATGTCGTCTGCGGTGCAAGCGGCACAGATTCCATTCTCTTGCCAGTATCCGGCCGATTCGAAGGCGCTGTAGCCACCGCCAGTTCCGACCCAAACGTGCTCGCCGTAATATGGTCCCGGCTCTTGTCCACTCGCCGTGGTGTCGAGCGTCGTTCCGCCAACGGCGACGACGTACGGCGACGAAGCAGGATAACAAACTTGCGGCGTTCCTCCAACCGGACCTCCCGTGTTGAGGAGAACCGGACAACCCGACCCGCTATCGCCGGTAGAAGCGAACATCGTCATGCCTTGAGCGGCGGCTTGATTGAACTCCTCATCGTCGAGGAGCATCGCCCCATCGGCAAACGCGAGACCCTCGGCCTCGCCGAACGATGAGTTTCCGGCCTGGGTCTTGTGGTCCTTAACCCAATGACTGTATTCGAGCGCGATATCTGAATCGCTGAGCGACGTCGTGTCGTACACGTAGAGATGTTTCACCGTTTGCGCGATGCCGCTCGAGATCTGCGTATCGAGATCCCATTCGTCCAACCCGGACGTATCGACGCTTGATACACCGACCTTGACCGTCGAATATGGAACGGCGGGAAGTCCCCAGAACGCTTCGGCGGTCCGCAAGTCCGAAACGACCTGTTTCACGTTGCCTTCGGCCATCACCGCAATTGACGTTCCGGATCCGGTGCTGCACGAACCGCACGTGGCGTCGTACGCGACCTGATACTGCGGCGGACCGTATTCACCACCGATGCAAATTCCGTTAACTACCTCGAGACACGGCGGAGGCGTTCCGGCCGTCATCGGTCGAATTGGATGCGTCGTCTTCACGAAATGCACGTGCATTTGCCAGGCATTCGTCAGTCCGAGCACCGCAGCAACCAGTCCGTGGAACTTGGCGGGCACAAGCGCAGGCTTCACGTTGCCGTAGACGAGCTTTCCGTTCGATGTCGTTCCGGTGATCGACGTGTGAAACGCCGCCTCGACGCGCGAAATCGGTGCCATACCGCTCACGATCAAACGATTCGGCTCGATCGTGACGTCGCTAAAGCCTTGCCCTCTTAGGTAATCGGCGACACCGGCGGCCTCGCTTTGCGACGGGCTGAAGCGTTCAGTGAACTGCTCCGGCGTCAACCACTTGTGAAAGGAAGCGTGGCCCGGCGTATATTGCTCGCGCACCAGCTGCGCAGCGCCTTGCCGATCATGCATGTAGAGGCCGACGACGATGTGAAGGGGCGCCGCATGCGTTACGGCCGCCGTCGGAAAATTCTTGATCGGAACGCTCTGAGTAGCCGTAGCGGCCCAACCGTTCGGAACCCGTTGCGATGAGTTAGCTGCAGTGGAAGCTCCATTTCCCAGGGGCGTCGACGCGCCGGGGACCAGGGACGAGTTCCCGCTGCATGACGCCGTCAGAACCCCCGTGGCGAGGGCGGCGTAAAGCAGAGATTTCTTCATTATGCCTTCACTCCTTAAGTAGACAGAAACACGGACTCCAGCACATCATATCAGCCTCCAGGGCGCTCGGCCGGCGGCGACTCCACAGCCGCTGTTACACTGCCTCCACAGTGCCGCCTGTAAGGTTTCGCGGAAGCCGCCTACTGCTATGATTGCCCCCGTAAGCGGTAACGCGCATCTTTGTTTCCCAACTTCTAAAAGGAGAAAAACAGTGTCGACATTGCGCTTTCCCGGCCGTCCTTTCTTCGCCGTGGCTGCGGCGATGAGCGCGGCGGCCATGCTGGCAGGTTGCGCCGGCTCGCAGTCGGGCCTTACACCGCAGGCTTCGACGCAGTCTGCGCCCCAATCGCACGCCCTGTCCCTGCCTGATTCGAGCTGCACGCATCAAGGCAACGTCAGGGTGAAACCCTGTTCGGTCACGCTCACGGTCTCGGCGCCCGAGGCGACCGTCACCGTGAAAGCTCCCAAGAAAGACACGGTCACCGAAGCCGATAACTGCGGCGGAGAGACCGGCATCGCCACTGTAGCGAACGAGCAAGGCGACACCTATATCGTAACCGCGGGTACCACGGCCGGATCCTGCACGGCGACGTTCACGGCCAAGAACAAGAAAGGCAAGCAGAGCGGTTCGGCGACTCTCAGCATTACGAACTCCGTCTAAAGACGGCTAAAGACGGCTCAAGACGGCAGCCGCACGCCGGTGGCGCCCGCTTTGCACCAGCAGGGAATGCGAAGCGGGCGTCCGCATTAGTAGCGCGGGTGCTCTTTGAAGGACGTTGTGTTGTGTCATTTTCCTACCACGCTCGCCGGCGCGCGATTCCGCTTCTGGCCGTACTCGCCTGGTTAGCAGGCTGTGGCTCCCCGCCCATTGCACAGCAGGCGCCAATCGGCAGTTCGGTTACCGCCGTGCGACCGAACGCCCAACATTACGATGACGACATTTACTCATCGCAGCCGTATGCCAACGACGCAACCGTCTACAAGCGCTCGGGGACAACGATTACCCCGGTGGAAACGCTCTCCGCCGGAATATCGGCTCCGCAGGGAACCGTCGCAACGCCGAGCGGTTGGTGGTATCTGACCAATGCCGGCGACTCAAACGTTCTCGTCTACCAGACGACGAGGCGAGGGCCGAAGGGACCGCTTGCGAAGCTCGATGATAGCGGCGAGATCCCCATCAATGTCGCGGCCTCTGCAGATCAAATGCTCGTTGCCGTTTCAAACGAGACGAGTGCGAGCAGCGGCACGGGAAGCCTTAGCGTTTACCTCAATCGCCAGCTGCGGCCGTCGCGCATTTTGGTGTATGGCTCGGACGTGCTCCAGGGACAAGGCGTCGCGATCGATCCGAGCGGCAATTGCTTCTGGGGCTTTGACGATGAGAGTCATCCCAGCACGGCCGGCTCGATCGTGGAATTCGCCGGCTGCAGCGGACCCGGCACCCTCGTCGTCTCCGGTATTACCAGGGTGGGTGGAATGACGATCGATCGCGATGGCAACCTCTACTACATCGATGAGGCGACCGGCATTTACAAATGCAAAGGCGTCGTGCAATGCAAACCTTTCGCTAGCGGCTTCGGCTTGCCGATTAACCTGAACTTCGACGCCGGCGAAAAGAACTTGTGGGTCGCCGACGCTACCGGTTACATCTACGCCGTGCAGCCCAGCTCCGGCCGAATCCAAAGCAAGACGGTCTCGATCGACGGCGATCCCTACGGAATAGCACCCGCACCAGGCGGTTAAGTGGACGCGGCGACAGGCGCCGATCTCGCCAGCCTGCTCAAGAAATTTCGAACGCAGGCGGGCCTTTCACAGCAAATGCTTGCGGACCGCGCGCAGATCAGCGCGCAGGCGGTCTCGGCATTGGAGCGCGGCAGCCGCAAGGTGCCGTATCAGTACACGCTCGATCGGATTTCAGAAGCACTTGGACTCCCGGTAGAGGCGCGCGCCGAGCTCGAACTTTCGGCCAGGCGCGCGCGCGGAGTGCGGCTCGAAGAATCGGTCGCACTGCCGGCACACAATCTGCCGCGACAGCTCACCTCGTTCTTCGGCCGCGAAGAGGTCGTTCGCCAAATCGTTGCGATGCTGGAGCAGGCTCCGCTCGTCAGCATCGTTGGTACCGGCGGAGCGGGGAAGACACGCTTGGCGGTCGCGGTTGGAACGGCGCTTCTGAACAACTTTGCCGACGGAGTTTGGTTTGTCGAGCTCGCGCCGCTGAACGATTCGGCCTTCGTCGCTCAAGCGCTGGCGACCGCGCTTCGCGTGCAAGAATCGCCAAGCCGCCCCCTGCTGGACACGCTCATCTCCTACCTCGCGCGAAAGCGAGCCTTGGTGGTTTTCGACAATTGCGAACACGTCATTTCGGGCGCGCGCACAGTGGCCGGATCCCTCTTGCGCGAGTGTTCGAACCTCACAATGGTTGCGACCAGCCGCGAGGCGTTGGGCGTTAGAGGCGAGCGCGTGTACCGCATTCCGCCGCTCGCGGTCCCGCCCCGCGGAGTTCCAAGTCCCGACGAAGCGCTGCAATATGGGGCGATCGAACTTTTCGTCGATCGCATGCGCGCGATCGATTCGCGAGCGGCGCTGACGCGCGACAATGTCGAGCCAATCGTGGAAATCTGTCGGCGTCTCGACGGCTTGCCCCTGGCTCTCGAACTTGCGGCAGCGCGAACCGCCGTACTGTCGCCGGGTCAGATTTCCCAGCGGCTCGATCGCGCGTTCGACGTTCTCGCGGGAGACGAGGCGATGGCGCTTCCGCGCCATCAGACGATGCGCGCGGTGATCGACTGGAGCTACGAGTTGCTCTCGCCCACGGCACGCATCCTCTTCAGCCGTTTGGCAATTTTTGCCGGCGGATTCTCGCTAGAATCGGCGACCGCCGTCTGCGGCGACGAGAGCCTTCCTGCGGTGCAAGCACTCGAGTTGCTCTCCTCGCTCGTCGCGCAGTCGCTCGTTACGGTTGATTTCGAGCGCGGAGCGGCGCGCTACGATCTCCTCGAGGCAACGCGGCAATACGCTTTGGAGAAACTGGAAGGGGACGAACGCGAGCAGATCGCTCAACATCACGCTCTGGCATTCTTGCAACTGGCCGAGCGGCTTGATCGTGACTGGTATACGGCTGCCGAACGTCCCTGGTTTCGAGACGCCGAGATGGAGGTCGACAACTTTCGCACCGCGCTGCGATGGTCGCTTGCGGAGCGCAAGGATGTGCCGTTGGGTCGCGCGCTCGCTGCGGCACTGGCGCGTGTGTGGTATTCGATTGCGCCCGCCGAAGGCCGCCGATGGGTTCGGGCGGCGATCGATAGCTGTGACGAATCGACGCCGGCGAGCATTCGCGCACGACTCTGCGTCGCCGACGCGCTGCTTTGTGGCTCGCTCGGCGAGTACAAAGCCTCACTCACGGCGGCTGAACAAGGATTGCAACTCAACGATGAGCTAGACGAACTCCAACGCGCTCGCGCGAAACAGGCGGCGGGGAGGGCGCTCGGCGCGCTCGGCCGCGCCGACGAAGGCGTGAAGCTGCTCGAAGAGGCGCTCGCGATTTCGCAGGCGCTCGAGAACCGCCGGATGCAAGCGATGGTGTTGGGCGATCTCGGAACGGCGCGTTCGCGATGCGGCGACATTGCGCAAGCGAGGCACTTCTATGCCGACGCGCTGGCGTACTATGAGGCGCTGAACCTCGAGCGGCCGGCGGCATCGATTGCCGGAAACCTTGCCGAGGTGGAGTTCGCCGCGGGTGACGCGGCTGCGGCGCTGCGTCTCGCGGAAGAAGCTCGTGCAGGACACGACGCGATGCAGAACCGCCGTTCCGTGGGAAACGACCTCTGCAACATAACCGCATACCTCATCGCGCTCAACTGTTTCGATGACGCGCGAGCCTACGCTGCGCAAGCGCTTTCAGTCCTGCGCGAAGTCAAGCAGACCGTTCTCACGGCCTACGTGCTGCAGCACTTGGCCGCGATCGCGGCTTTGCGAGCCCATTTGCCAAACCACAACGCCGATAGCGTTCGTAGACGAGCGGCGATGCTGCTCGGATTCGTTGATGCGTGGCTGGCGTCGCTCGGAGCGCACCGAGAGTACACCGAGCGTCAAGAGTACGACCGCGTCATCGCCGAGCTCCGAACCACTTTCGGCGAGCGCCTCGAGACGATTATGGCACTCGGCGCCGAATGGACCGAAGACGTCGCCATTGCGATTGCGCACGAGTTGTGAGCAAGTGATGCCCTTGCGTACGCTGCTACTCGATGTTGATGAGTGGCTCGAAACGACGATCGGGTACTATCCACATAATCGCCACGACGAGTAAAATCGCATAGGCGACCACTGGAAGGACAAACGACGTCGCGATCGCGATCAAGTAGAGCACGATCGATGTCGTACCCTTCACGTCGGAAGCGACCGCTCTGGCAAAAGGCGCGTCCGCGCCGTTCACAGCCAGCAGAGATCGCTGAAGCAGCGTGTAGGCAATCGCATCTAGGAAAAAGATGATGCTGTAGAATGCCGTGGGCCCGATCGCCATAGGATTTCGACCGAGCCAGGCGGTGGAGAACGGTACTAACGACAGCCAGAAGAGCAAAATGAAATTCGCCCACATTGCGCGCCCGTCGATGCCTCGGCTCGCGCGTAACATGTGATGGTGGTTGTTCCAGTAGATGGCGATGAACACGAAGCTGAGCGCATACGTGGCGATCGAAGGCAACGTCTCGCGCAATGCACTCAAGCTGGTTCCGAGTGGCGGGCGGAGCTCCAAGACCATGATTGTGATGATCACTGCGAAGACGCCGTCGCTGAACGATTCGACGCGGTTGGTTTGCGTTGAAAACCTGCGCATTGCGGGTACTACGCCGCCTGGCGGGAATCTTCATGGGCTGATGACGGCTCCCACCGGCCGCGAAAAGCCCGTGAGCCTGCCTGTTGCCATACCGCCGGCCGGGTAGTTGTAAAATTCGACGCTACTGTTCCCAGAATCTGGGCAAATCACGACGCCCCCGTCGATAAAATATCCGACGACGTCGGACGACCCAGTCAGAGGCGTGCTTCCAACGATGTGCGCACCTTGCGTCTGATAAATGACGGCGTTGAATTGATCGCCGATTGTAATGTGCTCGCCGTCCCACTGCACATTACCTGGGAACGCGATGGAGCCGCCGCTGAGCGTGAGGGGTGCCATCTTTTTTTCCCCGCTGGGCAGCTCGGCGTACTCAAACCGAACGTTCACGCCGGGTCGTCCGTCCGAGCCGTCGACGAAGAGATTCCCCGCGTTGTCGTAGCCGAGGAAGTAATACGAATACAGATTGCGCGCGCTGAACTTTCTCGGCTTGCCTCGCGCCCGCGTATATACCAACACCTCGCCCGGACCGAGGTCCTTGCCGATGCCCGTCGCGAGAACGGCGACGGCAAGGTCGCCGTTGGTCGGATTGACGGCGCACGATACCGGATAGTGATTTGAGGGCGCTTTGAGAATTGCAGTGGGCGTCGCGCCGCCGTGGTGGAACTCGAGGATCCTTGCCGCCTCTTCGACGATATAGACATTTCCGGCCGCGTCGGCGCACTCACCCTCGGGGTCACTGAGTTTCAGCGTTCCGACGAGCACGTTCTCCGGGTAGGTATAAACGTAAACGGTAGATGTGCCAATGTCGGAAACGTACAGTAATGGTTTTTCCGAAGAGGCACGCGCGCGAGCGTCGTCGACGGCGGTCGTGGGTCCGATGTGCGCGAACGACCCGCCACAGGCAGCCAGCACCGAAGCCGCCAGCGCCGCAACGAGAGGAGTGCAGGTGCGCATTATTTGGCCTCCTTGATGAGAACGAGATCCAGCACGCCTTATTGTTTCTGATTGTGATAAAGAAATTCTGAAGGCGCCCTGCCCTCGACCGCCCCGAAAAGGGGCCTGGGCACTCTACGTTTTATGTCGAAGTTGTCTTTATGGCACGATCTTCGAACTACCCGACGGCGTTTCGGCGAACGGGCGCTAAGAGCTTCGGCTTGGTCGCCGCATCCTTGGCGGTCGCCGCCCTACCGGCTGCCGCGCAAAGCGCGGCGCCGAGCGCTCAAACCGTCATCGCTGCGCTGCACTGGCGTAACGTCGGTCCCGGCATCGGGGGCCGGTCCGTGGCGGTCGATGCCGTGCCTGGAACTCCATTTACGTTCTATTTCGGCGGGGTCGACGGCGGGGTGTGGCGTTCGACGAACTATGGTCTGACGTGGACGAACATCACCGACGGCCAACTCAACGGTTCCAATAGCATCGGCGCGCTCGCTGTGGCGCCGTCGGATCCGAAGACGATCTATATCGGAACCGGCGAGGCCGATATCCGCAACACCTTCATCACCGGCGACGGTGTCTACAAGACGACCGACGCGGGCAAGACGTGGCACTATGCGGGCCTCAGGGACACGCACACGGTCGCCAAGATCGTGATCGATCCGCACGACGCGAAGCTTATCTACGCCGCGTCTATGGGCCACGTTTACGCGAAGAACGCCGAGCGTGGGATCTTCAAATCGACCGACGGGGGTGCGCACTGGAGTAGGGTGCTCTATGTCGATGACGCGACGGGCGCGTGCGACCTCGTCATGGATTCGTCCCATCCGAAAACGCTTTATGCTGCGATGTGGCAGGCCTACCGCACGCCCTATTCGCTCAACTCCGGCGGTCCCGGAAGCGGTCTCTATAGGACGACCGACGGCGGCCGGCACTGGACGAAGATCTCGAGCAATCCCGGTTTTGCGACCGGCACGCTCGGCCGCATCGGCGTCAGCGTTGCCGCAAGTAACCCGAACGTTGTCTATGCCATCGTGCAGGCAAAGAACGGCGGCATCTTCCGCTCGGAGGACCGCGGCGCGCATTGGAAGCTGGTCAACGACAGCATGGAGATGCGGCAGCGGGCGTTCTATTATATGGCGATCTACGCCGATCCGACCGATCCGAACAGAATTTACGTGCCCAACGCACGCTTCTTCGTCTCCAAGGACGGTGGCAAGAACTTTAGCCTCTTGCGTCCGCCGCATGGCGACAATCACGTCGTCTGGATCGATCCGCACAATCCCCGAATCATCCTCGAGGGCAACGACGGCGGCGCGACGGTCTCTTCGGATCGTGGAGAGACGTGGAGCAGCGAGCACAACCAGCTCACGGCGCAGTTCTATCACGTCGCGCTCGACGAAGCGTTTCCGTTCAACATCTACGGCGCGCAACAGGACGAAGGCTCGTTCGAAGGACCGAGCGCGTCATCGGGTGGCACGATTCTCACCACCGATTGGAGGCGGACCGCGCTGGGCGAGAGCACGTTCATCGCGCCGCAGCCGGGAAACACGAACGTCGACTACGGCAGCGGCTATTTCAGCATTATGATGAGGCACGATGCCGTCACCGACGAGTACAACAGCGTCAGTCCCTATCCGCTTTATCGCGAAGGCGCGAGTTCCGGCGAGTTGGAGGATCGACTCGCCTGGACTCACCCGATTTTCTTTTCGCCGGTCAATCGCAGAGAGTTGCTCCTGGGAGCGCAGCATGTGCTCAGCAGCACGGATTACGGCCAGACCTGGAGAAAGATTAGCCCCGATTTAACGCGCAACGACAAGAACAGCGAAGCCGCGAGCGGCGGCCCTATCGACAACGACGCATCGAGCGCGGAAGTGTATCCCTATATCTCAGCGCTCGCCGTCTCACCGCTCGACGGCGACGAGTTATGGGCAGGTTCGGTCGACGGCCTCGTCCATGTCAGTACCGATCACGGAGCGACCTGGAACGCGATTACGCCGCCGGAGCTCCCGCAATGGGCGGAGATCACCTCGATCGAGCCGTCACATACCGACAAGCGCACGGCGTATTTAACCGCCTCGCGCTATCAATATGACGACTTTCATCCGTTCATCTACAAAACGACGGACCTCGGAAAATCGTGGACGTCGCTCAGTAGCAGCCTTCCCTCCAACCAGTACCTCTATACGATCCGGCAGGATCCCAACGCACCGAATCTTTTCTTCCTCACGACAAAGAGCACCATCTTTGTGAGCTTCGACGGCGCCGCCAACTGGCAGCCGCTGACCCTCAATCTGCCAAACGTCCAGGTACGCGACGTCGCTATCAATACGCGCGAGGGAAAACTTGTCATTGCTACTCATGGCCGCTCGATGTGGGTTCTCGACAACCTTACGTTGCTCGAACAGCTCACCCGGCCGGCGCCGGCTGCTGCGAACGGCGCGGTGCTCTATGCGCCCGAGCGCGCGTGGCTCACGCACGCGTATGGCGCGCCGCTTTTTGGCGGTTCGCCCAACGCCTCGGGAAACGGGGAAAATCCGGCATTCGGGGCGACGGTCATCTTCTACGTGCCACGCTCGTACGATGGTAAAACACCGGTCTCGCTTACGTTCAAAGATAGTGCGGGCAACGTGGTGCGTTCTTTCGCGCTTCATGCAAAGAGTCACGCGAAGCCCGAAACGCCGAGCGAGCGCTATCATCCCACCGAAGACCAGGCACGCGCATACGCGCGGCTAACCGGAATCGCGCCTGGAATGAATCTCTTCCAGTGGGATCTGCGTTATCCCGACGCGGCCGAGGTGACGGGCTTCGAACCGTCGGGGTCCGGCGGCGGCCTCGATGATTCGCTCTTGGGCCCGCAGATCGTGCCTGGTAACTACACCGTTACGCTCGCGTACGGCGGCGCGCAAATCTCGCAACCGTTTGCGCTCGCACTCGATCCGCGCAGTGCCGCGACGGCGCAGGATCTCGCGGCGAGGCGCGATCTCGGCTTGAAGATCCATGCGCTGCAAGACGAGCTCGATCGCGCGGTTAATGCCGCCGTTGCGGCGCGCGCACGGGTTGGAGCAACCGGCGCAGCTGCCGCGCAGCTCGACGCCGCGATCGGCAGCGTCGTCGACATCGTCCATCCCCAGGCCGACGAGGGCGCCTTGCTCTACGAATCTCGATTGCGCAACTTCATTGCCTACCTCAACGCGGAGGTCGATACGGGCTACGTCCG
This Candidatus Eremiobacterota bacterium DNA region includes the following protein-coding sequences:
- a CDS encoding glycosyl hydrolase, which translates into the protein MARSSNYPTAFRRTGAKSFGLVAASLAVAALPAAAQSAAPSAQTVIAALHWRNVGPGIGGRSVAVDAVPGTPFTFYFGGVDGGVWRSTNYGLTWTNITDGQLNGSNSIGALAVAPSDPKTIYIGTGEADIRNTFITGDGVYKTTDAGKTWHYAGLRDTHTVAKIVIDPHDAKLIYAASMGHVYAKNAERGIFKSTDGGAHWSRVLYVDDATGACDLVMDSSHPKTLYAAMWQAYRTPYSLNSGGPGSGLYRTTDGGRHWTKISSNPGFATGTLGRIGVSVAASNPNVVYAIVQAKNGGIFRSEDRGAHWKLVNDSMEMRQRAFYYMAIYADPTDPNRIYVPNARFFVSKDGGKNFSLLRPPHGDNHVVWIDPHNPRIILEGNDGGATVSSDRGETWSSEHNQLTAQFYHVALDEAFPFNIYGAQQDEGSFEGPSASSGGTILTTDWRRTALGESTFIAPQPGNTNVDYGSGYFSIMMRHDAVTDEYNSVSPYPLYREGASSGELEDRLAWTHPIFFSPVNRRELLLGAQHVLSSTDYGQTWRKISPDLTRNDKNSEAASGGPIDNDASSAEVYPYISALAVSPLDGDELWAGSVDGLVHVSTDHGATWNAITPPELPQWAEITSIEPSHTDKRTAYLTASRYQYDDFHPFIYKTTDLGKSWTSLSSSLPSNQYLYTIRQDPNAPNLFFLTTKSTIFVSFDGAANWQPLTLNLPNVQVRDVAINTREGKLVIATHGRSMWVLDNLTLLEQLTRPAPAAANGAVLYAPERAWLTHAYGAPLFGGSPNASGNGENPAFGATVIFYVPRSYDGKTPVSLTFKDSAGNVVRSFALHAKSHAKPETPSERYHPTEDQARAYARLTGIAPGMNLFQWDLRYPDAAEVTGFEPSGSGGGLDDSLLGPQIVPGNYTVTLAYGGAQISQPFALALDPRSAATAQDLAARRDLGLKIHALQDELDRAVNAAVAARARVGATGAAAAQLDAAIGSVVDIVHPQADEGALLYESRLRNFIAYLNAEVDTGYVRPTAAEYAVFDRLSADAASAEARLKAAIVGAP